A part of Kryptolebias marmoratus isolate JLee-2015 linkage group LG8, ASM164957v2, whole genome shotgun sequence genomic DNA contains:
- the tuba5 gene encoding tubulin alpha 5, translating into MRECISIHVGQAGVQTGNACWELLCLEHGVGPDGVFLHGPAEPNSREDPFNTFFNTGSFGRHVPRALFVDLEPTVIDEVRVGAYRGLFPPEQLISGKEDAANNYARGHYTVGKEFIDGVMERVRKMTDQCSGLQGFLVFHSFGGGTGSGFTSLLMERLSLDFGKKSKLEFAVYPAPQVSTAVVEPYNAVLTTHTTLEHSDCAFMVDNEAIYDICRHNMDIETPGYVNLNRLIGQIVSSITASLRFDGALNVDLTEFQTNLVPFPRVHFPLVTYSPIISAEKAYHEQLTVSEITSACFEPTNQMVKCDPRRGKYMACCMLYRGDVLPKDVNAAIASIKTRRSIQFVDWCPTGFKVGINYQPPTAVPGGDLAKVERAVCMLSNTTAIAEAWSRLDHKFDLMYAKRAFVHWYVGEGMEEGEFAEAREDLACLEKDYEELGRVSDSEDDDEEV; encoded by the exons ATG AGAGAGTGCATCTCCATCCACGTGGGCCAGGCAGGTGTCCAGACTGGAAATGCATGCTGGGAGCTGCTCTGCCTCGAGCACGGCGTCGGTCCTGATGGCGTTTTCCTGCACGGCCCCGCCGAGCCCAACTCTCGTGAAGACCCGTTCAACACTTTCTTCAACACGGGCAGCTTCGGCCGACACGTTCCCAGAGCTCTGTTCGTGGACCTGGAGCCCACGGTCATCG ATGAGGTGAGAGTGGGGGCGTACAGGGGGCTCTTCCCCCCCGAGCAGCTCATCTCCGGGAAGGAGGACGCCGCCAACAACTACGCCCGAGGCCACTACACCGTCGGGAAGGAGTTCATTGATGGAGTCATGGAGCGCGTTCGGAAAATG ACCGATCAGTGCTCGGGTCTTCAGGGGTTCCTCGTCTTCCACAGCTTTGGCGGAGGCACCGGCTCTGGTTTCACCTCTCTCCTCATGGAGCGTCTCTCCTTAGACTTCGGCAAGAAATCCAAGCTGGAGTTTGCGGTGTACCCGGCTCCCCAGGTGTCCACTGCAGTGGTGGAGCCCTACAACGCCGTCCTGACCACCCACACCACCCTGGAGCACTCCGACTGCGCCTTCATGGTGGACAACGAGGCCATCTACGACATCTGTCGCCACAACATGGACATCGAGACTCCTGGCTACGTCAACCTCAACAGGCTGATTGGTCAGATCGTGTCCTCCATCACCGCCTCGCTTCGTTTCGACGGCGCCCTCAACGTTGACCTGACAGAGTTCCAGACCAACCTGGTGCCGTTCCCTCGTGTCCACTTCCCCCTCGTGACCTACTCGCCCATCATCTCTGCTGAGAAGGCCTACCACGAGCAGCTGACCGTGTCTGAGATCACCAGTGCTTGCTTCGAACCCACCAATCAGATGGTTAAGTGTGATCCTCGTCGTGGCAAGTACATGGCGTGCTGCATGCTGTACAGAGGTGACGTTCTGCCAAAAGATGTCAATGCCGCTATAGCGAGTATAAAGACCCGGCGCTCCATCCAGTTTGTTGACTGGTGCCCCACTGGCTTCAAG GTCGGCATTAATTACCAACCTCCAACTGCTGTCCCCGGTGGAGACCTGGCCAAGGTCGAGAGGGCCGTGTGCATGCTGAGCAACACCACCGCCATCGCAGAGGCCTGGTCGCGTCTCGACCACAAGTTCGACCTGATGTACGCCAAGCGCGCGTTCGTCCACTGGTACGTGGGCGAAGGCATGGAGGAGGGGGAGTTCGCAGAGGCCAGAGAGGACCTGGCCTGTCTGGAAAAAGATTATGAGGAGCTGGGCCGAGTGAGCGATTCTGAAGATGACGATGAAGAAGTCTGA